A single window of Lynx canadensis isolate LIC74 chromosome C2, mLynCan4.pri.v2, whole genome shotgun sequence DNA harbors:
- the LOC115523799 gene encoding keratin-associated protein 10-7-like produces the protein MAASTLSVCSSDLSYGSRVCLPGASDSCPDSSWQVDDCPESCCEPPCCAPAPCLTLLCGPSSPCQGDCCTPACCKPVCCTPVCCKPVCCTPVCCKPICCSAVCCEDSPCTTSSCCQPSCCTSSPCQQDCCKPVCCTPVPVCCTPVCCKSVCCTPVCCKPVCCTPVCCEDSPCSGPSCCQPSPCCRPSSSVSLLCRPVCPRPACCAPASSCCRPASCVSLLCRPACPRPACCGPASGQCCC, from the exons ATGGCCGCGTCCACCCTGTCCGTCTGCTCCAGCGACCTGAGCTATGGCAGCCGCGTCTGCCTGCCCGGGGCCTCGGACTCCTGCCCCGACTCCTCCTGGCAGGTGGACGACTGCCCAGAGAGCTGCTGCGAGCCCCCGTGCTGCGCCCCGGCCCCCTGCCTGACCCTCCTGtgcggcccctcctccccctgccagggAGACTGCTGCACCCCTGCGTGCTGCAAGCCCgtctgctgcacccctgtgtgctgcaagcccgtctgctgcacccctgtgtgctgcAAGCCCATCTGCTGCAGCGCTGTCTGCTGTGAGGACTCCCCCTGCACAACCTCTTCATGCTGCCAGCCGTCCTGTTgcacctcctccccctgccagcaAGACTGCTGCAAGCCCgtctgctgcacccctgt GCCCGTCTGCTGCACCCCTGTCTGCTGCAAGTCTgtctgctgcacccctgtgtgctgcaagcccgtgtgctgcacccctgtgtgctgcGAGGACTCCCCCTGCTCAGGCCcctcctgctgccagcccagcccctgctgcagaCCCTCCTCCAGTGTATCCCTGCTCTGCCGCCCCGTGTGCCCCCGCCCCGCCTGCTgcgcccctgcctcctcctgctgccGCCCGGCCTCCTGCGTGTCCCTGCTCTGCCGCCCCGCGTGCCCCCGCCCTGCCTGCTGCGGCCCCGCCTCAGGCCAGTGCTGCTGCTGA